The window ATTATGGCTGCTACATGTTCGAGATACTCCTACCTCTGATAGGGGCCAGCGAGCCACGGCAGACACGGTGGCAACAGCAGTAGCGAACTAGCGTCGGCCAGTTCAGTTGCGTCCGTAGCACACTCAGAATTGTATGAATGAAATTGTGAGACTTTGTCCTTATATGTCAAGAACTTTAGGATTACATTTAAGCAGAATTGGTCTAATGCATGTATGCCACCTTTGTTCTGATGACGTTAGGTTTGTTTTTCTTCCCATCCAGTAATGATTGGCTGTCCATGCTTTTCTTAAAAATATAGTTTTTTATATGGGAGGTGCTCTATTTTTGAAATAATCTACAAATACTCCTTTACACATGGAAGGTTTACTGCCGAACAATTGAATTATTAAGCTAATGTTACCGTGGGAAACATTACTATTTAGCCAAATATTTCACTTTCATGATATAGGTACTTATTGGTCACTAAGCAATGCAACGTTTACCAAAATCATATACCAATTCACTTTTGATCTCACTGAGGCGAGCATTTTGAAATTTCTTTGTTAGAACTGAGATAAAATATGGTCTAAGTGTTGGACAGGAATACAATGTCATGTTGATTAAGCAATCCCGGCAACATGCTAAACTAACATGACCTCGAAGTAATCAGTGAAGCCTCTCTTTTGTGATTTGTGATCGTTACGATTTCAGCAAGGTGCTAAACTACCAATGTGCCTATGTGTCTTTCGCAATTTTTGTAGTACACATTGACTTATTTGTTTGTTACCGAAAAAATGCATACAACAAAGATAGCATGTACAAACACCACGTATCAACGACGTGTCCCGTCTATGTGTCATGTCGAAATATATTGCGTGTTAGCAATGGAGTTTGTAATATATTATGCTCATAATGTTGGGTTGCCCTGCGCGCGGCAGCGCTATTGAAATGGCAATGTATGCTTCCCGTCTAGCAAGATGTAGCACTCATGGTGATAATAAATGTATCCTTTTCATGTTATTTATGTGCATATATAGTTTGCTTTCTTGTGAACAGCTTTATAACTACAAACTTATACACGTGAAGCTTTAATTTTTTTTATTACATGAGCCAAAAATGCTATATATATGCATGTAATGTATCGACAGTGCGCGGGGTGCCGCCGCGCGGGTATGGCTAGTTGCTTCCAATTGGTACGAGTAATTTCGCAGCAAGGGGCGGAAGACCTGCCAGTCAAGGTGACCTGAATTTGGCAGCCATACTATGTCATGCATGACGTGAGCTGCAGTACATGCTACTGTACTGTCTAGCCTAAGAGGGACATACAGAATCCGATAAAGCCACGTATACATGGTAGCACCTACTACCACACACAAATAATTTATTACTTGCATGTCCAGCTCATGCATGCACTATTCTCCTTACACTTAGCTAAATTCAACGgacatgaataaaatttattttactGCTAGCTATTGTAACAAATGCTTCTTGCCGATGTCCTTGGATATTTTAGCTGGTACACTGCCTCCATGATGcatattagtttttttatttttgcaGAGAGCATGATGCATATTAGTTGGCGAAACAAGATTATAGTTTAACACCCTCTCCTAGTTTGGCTCAACCAAAAAAATACCCCCAAGTCTTTTACATTAATCATGTAAGTGTCATTCCTTATGAACAATGGCGGAGGCAGGCTTGATTGAGCCGCGAGCGAGAAACTATAGGTCAAAAAATAACTAAAAACAAACCCAGTTTCAATGCATGAGCAATTTTAAACGGAAGTAACTTAGACTGGTGGGTAGTGTCATACGTGTGATGACATAGAGAGGTTCATTCATTACTTTGTAGAGTCATTTTATATTCAGAATCGCTacatgatggtaacatattatgttacttcattcgcatctctcctcattaattacTTGTCACATCATACTTTTTGCCTATGTGGCATGCATGTGACTAATTAGTCTTATGTCCCTTTATATCTCGCATGAAAAAAGGAGTTAAGATGGGTCATGTTAAAACTTCTCGGACAAATAAGAATCTAACCACAATAATCAATGAAAGTATTTATTCAATGGTGATACAAAAAATTAGGACATTTACTCCCTCTGAACTGAAATAAGTATCGTGGTTTTAGATACAAGTCAAAAGAGTGATTAATCTTAGCCTCCAATGGTCTTCAATAAAAGCTAAACCTTGAACGATAAATTTTGAAATacaatatagatgcaaaatgtaaaaAGAGTCAATTGGTATTCTCTTACTGTTCAATATCATCGGGGTTGAGTTGAGCTCTAATACGAGGGATATTATTAGTTGTTTGACTTAATGGACCGTTTTCCAAGGAGGGTCCTGTGATGTGAACTTGAAAAGGTGTCattgttttgtttcttttattcATCTCACCTTCCTGTAAAATTAAATAGAAACAAAAATTAGTAAACCGGTTTTCACATTCAAAGACTTTAGATTTAGAAATTAAAGAAAGAAAATAACATGGAAAGAGGAAATCATTAAGAGCTAAACATCATGTTTCAATCAAGGCATCGAACAGCGGCATCTAGCAAGAGAAGTTGGGATTTGGCTGAGACGGGGATACCCATTGCGTCTGAGCCGCAGAGGCAGAATGTCGaagggcgccggctcccgcagttgCTCCTCGAGACCTGAACGACCACGACTAGATTGGACAAACAGGGCCGCGACCTCGCTAGGCAGCACATCGCATTGTCGAAGGAGAGGACCGACCGCCAACAAAGACATGTTATGGAAGTGGAGTACTGCCCGCTGCCATGCATGATTAGCCGCCTGGCAGCGAAAACGAGACACTGCGGAGGCTCGGTGAGGTAGGGTTCTTCCACACGGTGGCGGTACGTTTCTTTCTTTTCAAGTAAAAATAGACTCACGCAGGCAATCCCGCACATATCCTTCTTCTTTTCTCCTTCGCGCATTACCCCGGGTAGTAACCTTTTTTCATCTGAGGTGATCTTGGGTGTGTAATCAGCCGAACACTACCTGAGCAGCAACTTTCAGCACCCCACACACTACTTCGGCCCTCGGTATGAAATCGGATGGAGATGGCCTAAACATCAAATTTCTCTGTTTTGATGAGATGGAGATTATCATGTATCACTTTTTCATTCGAGGCCATGCTATTTATATTTATTGCCGTGACAAAATCTCGTATTAACATGTTTTAAAATCTTCCTTTAGATATTAAGAACTCAAGAGGATAACATTGCATTTCGTACTAGTAACGTCCTTGACGGGGTAAAATCGGATAAGTATATATAGTATACACAGTTTTTTGTTTCCCTTCCCGCAAGCCGACTTGGCAAAGCCATCTTCCTTATGATCTCCGCCGACGAGTATGTGGATTCACTTCCCTCCTCCTGGCACTCCGGCAGCCAGTGGCGGGGAGGGTATTCTTGGTTCCACGACTTAGATAGGTATGGTTTTGCTTATCACAAGGACAACACTCGGATGGATGGCGGCGCTTCTTCTTCGCTTCAGTCTCTCAGACTCTGATCCTCCTCAAGTTTGTTCATCAGGGCGTATTAGACAGAGCTCCAGCCTAGATTCCTGTCTGCTCCTCGGAGCAGCGAGGTTAGTGTTTCTCGTCGTGCATACGCACCAACAAGATTTGATATCAGGTTCTTCAGTTCAATTGAAGGATTCAATGGCGATGCTTGCGGCCCCCAAACGCTCGTCCTTAGGGCACACGCACGAATACTTCTcggctgtcatcgacaaggtccAGCCGGCTCCGGTATCGGAGCAGCGACAGCGGCGCGTCGGCGGCTCGTTCGGGCGGCGGCAATGGTTGTTCGGTTGCCCACAgatcttgatgtaatttttattatgtttgggtATTGTACTTTCCGTGAACATTTATAATGGATCTGATATTTTCAAGAAAAAAAAAAACGTCCTTGAGAAAGCGATCAAAGAATGATGAAGCTTTAATTTATTCCCAAATCAGCAAACTCAGATCGAAGACGGTGCACGCATGCGCACCATCCATGACGATCAGACGCTAACAACCAAGTAACAAAAGTTCAGCGAGAGCAGAACAACTCGTGAAAACACCAACTGAATTTGAAGGCGAGCACAGCAACAGCGATGTAACGAGGCGACATGTTCTCTAATTAGTTGCCGACGCAGTGAGCGCGGCCTTCCACTTTGGATAAAGAACCGTTGAGATGTACTCCTCCACCTTGTCCGCCGCAGGCAGCAGCGCCCTTACCGGCTCGGCGGCCCTGAACCAGTCCGCCCATGCGGCCAACTTTGGTGTCCTCGCTGCGTCGAGAAATGGCGGCATGCCAGCAAGGCAGCCTATCGCTTCGATCCAGGGAAGATAGCACCCGAGTGCAATGTCAAGCAGCCCGAGAGAGCCACCGCCAAAGAACGGCGCCTCCGCGCCCCCTTCCTTGGAGCATTCCGCCAGGGCGGCCTCTAGGAGCCCGAGTGCTGACAAGGTCTCCTCCACCTTGTCGGCTCTTTCCTGCAGCTTCCCTGTCTTGAGGATGCCGATGCACGAAGGGAACAGCTGTGGCAGCACATTGATTATGTGATTTTTCATTAATCAATATTTTCTTTCAATGGATATTTCAAGATAATACAACTCAGAGCGAATGTTCAACATCTGCATAACACAATGCACGCAACCAACATGTCCAACTCAAAAAAAAGTATTATCACTTTAATGAAAGAGAAAAGTCTAAGATGGGCCAAACTAGACGAGATGAAACATACCTTGTTATCCACGTAGGCGGCCCAGAAACGGGCGGCAACACGGCGGTAGGGGTCGGCAGGGAGGATGGCGGCGCCATTTTCGGGGAAGGCGTCGTCGAGGTACTCCAAGATGATCAGCGACTCGCAGACAGGCCTGCCGCCATGGATGAGGACAGGCAGCTTCTTGTGCACGGGATTGGATGCGAGGAGCAGGTCGCTCTTGCACCGGGGGTCCTCGGGGAGGTAGTCGTAGGTCAGCCCCTTGATGCCGAGCACCATCTGGGCGCGGATCACGTACGGGCTCACCCCGGACGCCGCCCCCAGCAGCTTCAGCCCTTGCTCTTGAGCGCCGGCCATCATCGATCGTCCTTGAAGGATCTCTGTAGCTAAGTGTTGATTAAAGTGTAGTATATTTCTATATGTATACGATATGGCACTGCGTCGTCATTCGGTGATTGTGCATTCATAGCCCTCCATATGCGCCTTGAAATGTGCAATCGGCCATCACTTTATCGCAACAGCCTTCAACGATCCCTATCCAACCACTTGCCCATTTTGTCATGGGGAATGTGTGTGGTTGCTTTACGTTGGCACAAGGACCAATGAAGAAAAGTGTACGATTTATCCTTGTCTCAAGCATGCAATGCCACGCCGTTCTTTAGTTGTAACTAGTAAgcttgtacgtgcaaatgcacgtctcTAACTAATATTACAAATATATGTGagaattagggcatctccaacacggaCCCTCAAACCGCTCGCAACCGTCTTGACTGTGCGATCCGGACGTGTTTTGCCAACCAAAACGGTCTTGTATCTGTCCGCTTGGCGGTCCTAACACACTTTTTCCCGCAAACTGGACACAAAATGGGGGACTTCGCGGGCATTCGGACCGCTACCACGCCTGCGTCTGGCAACCGTGGCCAACCCAAAACCATCTCTCTTGCCCACATGCTTTCCCACCCGACTTTAAAGAATGTTAGCGCCATATTCATGCCAGCATGTGCGCCGCTAAAAGCATAATAACCAAACAAGTTCCTGTAGATAAATTCATTGTCATTATCTTAACCATTGCAAGAACTAAATAAGATGCATTAATGGGTTTCAGAGTCACTCATCTATCTGTGTTTTTTGGAACACAAGCTGGTAATCGACCATGCTAGAAAAAAGTATTATCGTTCCATTCAGGATGAGGTACTTTCAATGCTTGGTTTAGGTAAAATGCGATCATCTGAAGTTTCAATGCATATCTAAGGTCCTAAATCATCTTAAGCTTGACCAAGGCAACAGATAAGCCAAGGGTCAAGATAAAGTGGTCAAGGGAAGCATATGGAAGTGCAATATGGAAAAAATATGtattacaaaaacaaaacaaataaatcatgACAATACATATAATAGATAGAAACCAATATTACCATCCTGCATGATGACTTGCATATCCGGGGCCAACTATGAAGAAGTTTTGCTAGGGACTGAATATCCGGCGACCGGCGTTGTGTGTAGTTTTGGATCCCTTGCATAttacttggacacgactccatatcctgtctACACACCGTACGACTCCAAGTCTAACTGTAACCTaatttgtacaataatattcgacacaactctaacacttTTGAAGTATAGCTCCTTTTTTTGAAGGTTAGCTCATTGAAGTGCTTGGATGATTACGGATCAGAGTTTGGACTCAGTTTGGACTCAGGGTTAGACAACGACCTATTTTCTTCAATCAAATCCACTAGTTTAAAATGCTTACGACAGCTTGTGGTGACGTCAGTGCTTATGACAGCATGCAATCTTTCGTTTTTGCAAGTAGTGGCGTCATTGCTTATGTCCACAAGCGCGACCGGGAAGAACGAGCTACGATGAGAGTGACTGAGAGCCAGAGAAGATGTTCCAGCTAAAAATATGAAAGGAAAAGAAGGCATGTAGAGTATATAATAAGATAATTTACTTATGTAAATAAACATAAGTCCATGCAATAAAATAAACCAGTCATGATTATAAGGACTTGGTAAATTATTCTTTTTGCTAATTTGATAATATATATAGATGTGGTCCACCGAATGAGCAATTTGAGTAAGATGCGCTAGCGCATAAGCATATGGGAGGGATGAACTTAAAACAATAGAGAAATCCACCCAAATTGCACTAGAAGATGGTCGATAAAGAGATCAGTAGGTCCATGAAAATCCATATTTTTATTTCATTGTTGATGAAATATTTCTGAAACCATTAATgaaattagaaaccaacaaaccagGAGTTTGAAAGGGGATGCTAGAGGTCGGTACGGGTATCCATGAAACATATTTTTATTCCATATCTCACCTTTTCACCTTGCTTAATACTATTAGGAACCTCGGTTCATATTATTGTCATTAGACATCCATACCCTTACTGGACTAATCAATTGTTTTGTCACTGTTAAGGTTAGTGGCCCGTTAAAACGTGGTAGAAGTTGAGACTCAACAGAATATGCACATGGATCACCACGATGTGCCTACCAAGGTGCACACAGTACATCGAGTTCTCTATGGTCTTCATGTTTATAATTGCATGTGCTTAAAGTTATAGTTTGCCTTTCAATGAGAAAAATTAAGTCCAGGTTGTACAATTCAGAATTCTATTTTGAATACAAAGGTTGAAATGTAATAAGCAAATTTTTCATGAAAATAGAATTCCCATATTATATCAGTATTATGAATTTATGAGAGATGAATGGTTCATGTACAAGCTGATGATCCATTGTGTCAATAAGCTGATGATCCATTATATCAGTATTGACACAATGGTTCCTTTGATGCTAGGACCTTTAAAGGAACAATAAGGAAAATCTGGGATTCTAGGAACAAGAAGGTTTTCCATAGTTTGAAAAATGATATCAAAACCTCTGTATTACGGCTAATTACCTTCTTCTGCGTGTCCGTCTTGAGATACTCAAGACGGAAACTTTAAAGGAACACCTCAAGACGGAAAATTTAAAGGAACACGCAGGGCTGTGGTGTGACTTACTCTCCTCACGTATTACGTGATCCCTGTAAACTCTAACACTTTttgaaatatattcaggtggggtctCTCCCccggtttcaaaaaaaaaaaaaatgcaAGAAATGTTGACTTCATCATTGTTTAAGACTAGAGATCCCTCGTCAGGCACAAAACACGATCACATGTGTATTACCATCATATAGTAACTTATCCAAATGATATACTTTTTGGAAATTTTTTAGACAACATATGCAGCTTATCTTCATTGGTCCTTGTGCCACAATGTAAAGACGCCACACATTTTCCCCATGACAGAATGGGCAGGTGGTTGGATACGGATCGTGGAACGGTGTCGCGATAAAGTGATGGCCGATTGCACATTTCAAGGCGCATGGACGGCTATCAATGTACAATCATCGTATGACGATGCAGTGCCATATCGTATACATACTACACTTAATCAACACGTAGCTACAGAGATCCTTCAACGACCATCGATGATGGCCGGCACTCAAGAGCAAGGGCTGAAGCTGCTGGGGGCGGCGTCCGGGGTGAGCCCATATGTGATCCGCGCCCAGATGGCGCTCGGCATCAAGGGGCTGACCTACGACTACCTCCCCGAGGACACCCGGTGCAAGAGCGACCTGCTCCTCGCATCCAATCCCATACACAAGAAGCTGCCAGTCCTCATTCACGGCGGCATGCCCGTCTACGAGTCACTGATCATCTTGGAGTACCTCGACGGCGCCTTCCCCGAAAATGGCGCCTCCATCCTCCCTGCCGACCCCTACCGCCGTGTTGTCGCCCGTTTCTGGGCCGCCTACGTGGATAACAAGGTATGTTTCATTTCGTCTAGTTTGGCCCATCTTAGACTTTTTTCTTTCATTAAAGTGATAATactttttttgttttgagttggACCTGTTGGTTGCGTGCATTGTGTTATGCAGATGTTGAACATTCTCTCTGAGTTGTATTATCTTGAAATATCCATTGAAAGAAAATATAGATTATTGAAAAATCACATAAtcaatgtgctgccgcagctgttcCCTTCGTGCATCGGCATCCTCAAGACAGGGAAGCCACAGGAAAGAGCCGATAAGGTGGAGGAGACCTTGTCGGCACTTGGGCTCCTAGAGGCTGCCCTGGCGGAATGCTCCAAGGAAGGGGACGCGGAGGCGCCGTTCTTTGGTGGTGGCTCTCTCGGGCTGCTTGACATTGCGCTCGGGTGCTATCTTCCCTGGATCGAAGCGATAGGCTGCCTTGCCGGCATGCCTCCATTTCTCGACGCAGCGAGGACACCAAAGTTGGCCGCATGGGCGAAGCGGTTCACGGCCACCGAGCCGGTCAGGGGGCTGCTGCCTGAGGCGGACAAGGTGGTGGAGTACATCTCAACGATTCTTTATCCAAAGTGGAAGGCCGCGCTCACTGCATCGCCAACTAATTAGAGATCATGTCGCCTCGTTTCGTCGCTGTTGCTGTGCTCGCCTTGAAATTCAATTGGGGTTTTTCACGAGTTGTTGTGCTCGTTGAACTTTTGTCACTTGGTTGTTAGGGTCGTCATGGATGGTGCACATGCGTGCACTGTCTTCGATCTGAGTTTGCTGTTTTGGAAATAAATTAAAGCTTCGTCAATCTTTCATCgctttctcatttttttcttcGAAAATATCAGATCCATTATAAATGTTCACCGAAAGTACAAAGCacccaaacataataaaaattacatcaagatccgtggacAACCGAACAACCATTGCCGCCGCCCGAACGAGCCGCCAACGCGCCACTGTCGCTGCTCCGATACCAGAGCCGGCTGGACCTTGTCGATAATAGCTAGGAAGTATTCGTGTGTGTGCCCTAAGGGCGAGCGTTTGGGGGCCGCAAGCATCGCCGTTGAATCCTTCATTTGATCTGAAGAACCTGACACCAAATCTTGTTGTTGCGTACGCACGACGAGAAACACTAACCTCGCCACTCCGAGGAGCTGACAGGAATTTAAGCCGGAGCTCTGTCTAATACGTCCCGATGAACAAACTTGAGGAGGATTAGAGTCCGGGAGACTGACTCAAAGAAGAAGCGCCGCCATCCATCCGAACGCTGCCCTTGCGAGAAGCAAAACCCTACCTATCTAAGTCGAGGCACCAGGAATACCCTCCCTGCCACCGGCTGCTGGAGTGCCAGGAGGAGGGGAGGCGAATGCACAAACTCGTTGGCGGTGATCAAAAGGAAGATGGCTTTCCCAAGTCGCCTTGCGAGAAGGGAAACAAAAAACTGTGTCTACTGTACTTATCCGATTTTACCCCATCAAGGACGTGACTAGTACGAAATGCAATGTTCTCCTGTTGAGTTCTTAATATCTAAGGAAAAAATTTAAACATGTTAATACAAGATTTTGGCAAGGCAATAAATATAAATAGCATGGCCATCTCATCAAAACGGACAAATTTAATGTTTAGGCCATCTCCATCCGATTTCACACCAAGGGCCGAAGTAGTGTCTGGGGTGCTGAAAGTTGCTGCTCGGGGTACTGTTCGGCTGATTACAGACCCAAGATCACCGCAGATGAAAAAAGGTTACTGCTCGGGGTAATGCGCGAAGGAGAAAAGAAGAAGGATATGTGCGGGATTGCCTGCGTGAGTCCATTTTTTACTTGAAAAGAAAGAAACGAACCGCCACCATGTGGAAGAACCCTACCCCACCAAGCCTCTGCCGTGTCTCGTTTTTGCTGCGAAACGGCCAACCATGCGTGGCAGCGGGCAGTACTCCACTTCCATATCATGTCTTGGTTGGCGGCAGGTCCTCTCCTTCGACAAGGCAACATGCTGCCTAGCGAGGTCGCGGCCCTGTTCGTGCAATCTAGTCTTGGCCGTTCACTTATCGAGGAGCAACCTCAGGAGCCGGCGCCCTTCGGCATTCTGCCTCTGCGGCTCAGACGCAATGGGTATCCCCGTATCATTGTGGTTGAATTCTTATTTGTCCGAGAAGTTTTAACATGACCCATCTTAACTCCTTTTTTCATGTGAGATATAAAGGAACATAAGCCTGcttatagtgggagtaacataattaATTAGTAACATGCATGCCACATAGGCAAAAAGTATGGTGTGACAAGTAATTAATGAGGAAAGATGCGAATGAAGTAACACAATATGTTATCATCATGTAGCGGTTCTGAATATAAAATGACTCTACAAAGTAATGAATGAACCTCTCTATGTCATCACACGTATGACACTACCCACCAGTCTAAGTTACTTCCTTTTAAAATTGCTCATGCATTGAAACTGGGTTGTTTTTAGTTATTTTTTGACCTATAGTTTCTCGCTCGCGGCTCAATCAAGCCTGCCTCCGCCATTGTTCATAAGGAATGACACTTACATGA is drawn from Triticum dicoccoides isolate Atlit2015 ecotype Zavitan chromosome 4A, WEW_v2.0, whole genome shotgun sequence and contains these coding sequences:
- the LOC119284263 gene encoding probable glutathione S-transferase GSTU6 → MAGAQEQGLKLLGAASGVSPYVIRAQMVLGIKGLTYDYLPEDPRCKSDLLLASNPVHKKLPVLIHGGRPVCESLIILEYLDDAFPENGAAILPADPYRRVAARFWAAYVDNKLFPSCIGILKTGKLQERADKVEETLSALGLLEAALAECSKEGGAEAPFFGGGSLGLLDIALGCYLPWIEAIGCLAGMPPFLDAARTPKLAAWADWFRAAEPVRALLPAADKVEEYISTVLYPKWKAALTASATN
- the LOC119284264 gene encoding probable glutathione S-transferase GSTU6; translated protein: MAGTQEQGLKLLGAASGVSPYVIRAQMALGIKGLTYDYLPEDTRCKSDLLLASNPIHKKLPVLIHGGMPVYESLIILEYLDGAFPENGASILPADPYRRVVARFWAAYVDNKLFPSCIGILKTGKPQERADKVEETLSALGLLEAALAECSKEGDAEAPFFGGGSLGLLDIALGCYLPWIEAIGCLAGMPPFLDAARTPKLAAWAKRFTATEPVRGLLPEADKVVEYISTILYPKWKAALTASPTN